The Sphingobacteriales bacterium nucleotide sequence GGTAGAGATACAATATGTATTATAGTTTGCGATTCAACAAAAACAGTATGTGATACAGTTCCAATAATAATTGATGTGGTATGTAGTCAATCAAATGAAATTAATATAGATACTACTATCTGTTCAAACAAACCAATAGTAATAAATGGTCAAACAATTTCAATTTCGGGTACATATACAATACACTATACTGCACATAATACTTGTGATAGTACTGTCATATTAAGAGTAACAGCAGTAGATTGTAATTGTATAATTGCAAAAGGATTTTCTCCAAATGGCGATGGTATTAATGACAATTATGATGTTGATTGTTTGATAAAAGAATCTATTGATGGCAAAATAAACTTCAGTGTGTACAATCGTTGGGGAATTGAGGTTTACAGAAACGACACATATGATGGAAGTTTTAATGGAAACTATAAAGGAGAACCTTTGCCAGATGGTACTTACTATTTTGTATTAGAATATACCAACAAATTAAATGAAGAAATTAAAGTAGCAAGTTATTTAACTATTCAAAGGTAATAAATTAAAGAATTAACAATAATTAATATGAAAAATATATATAATATATTCCTTACAGTTTTGCTATGCATTTTTATAATAAAAGCAAATGCACAACAAGAGCCACAGTACACTCAGTTTATGTATAATAAACTGCCAATTAATGCAGGTTATACTGGAACAAGAGAAGTACTAAGTATTAGAGCATTATACAGAGACCAATGGACTGGCTTTGATGGAGCTCCGAAAACAGTAAGTCTTGGAATTAACAGTCCATTCAAAAAGGAAAGTTCATCTATGGGTTTCTATATGGTACATGATAGATTAGGTGTTACCAATCAGACTTGGTTTGATGTAACTTATGCTTACAAAATAAAATTATCTAAAGACCAAAAATGGAAATTGAGTATTGGTATTAATGCAGGATTATTACTATATAAAAGTGCATTGACCGAAGTTCCAATTAAAAATCAATCTGATATAGTTTTCCAAAATAATGTATCAAAAGTAATGCCTGATGTAGGTGCTGGTTTATATTTATATCATACAAATTTTTATTTTGGAGTAAGTGTTCCAAATTTCATCAAATACAGTTTATTTAATAAAGATGTAGAACAAGAAATTCAAAATAACTATTCTGATAAAATTGCAACTGCACAGAGAACGCCTCACTTGTTTATTATGACTGGTGGTGTTATTCCTGCAGGCAAGATTTTACACATTAGACCACAAATATTGGGTAAATATATTACATCTACGAAACAAAAAATTCCTTTTGAGTTAGACTTAAATTTAAGTTTAATGTTTTTACAAAGATTAAATATTGGTGCAACTTACAGAACAACATTTAAGAATAGATCTGAAGGTTCTGTACTACAGGCAAATGATAGCTTTGCTGCATTGTTGGAAGTTTGGGCAACTAAACAATTAATGATTGGATATTCTTATGATTATAGTCTATCTAAATTGCAAAACTATAATAAAGGAAGTCATGAAGTCATCTTAGGGTATGACTTTGCTTTCAAAAAGGATAAACTAAATACACCAAGATTTTTTTAAGAGATAAAATAATTATTGCATGAATAACTATAAAAACATTTACGTATTAATAATCTTAATGATATTTTCATTATCAACTAATGCGCAACTAATTGATGGAGGAGGAGTCCAGCCAACAACATTTGGTGGACTAAAAAAGGCAGACCAAGCATATAATAATCTAAATTATGCTGATGCAATTCCAATGTATCAACAATACCTCAAAAAAAATAATGTAGATGCTGATGCCTATGCAAAATTAGGAGATTGTTATAGACTAACATTAGACTATGCCAATGCCGCTAATGCTTATGCAAATGCAACAAAGTATAATACTACAAATGCAGATTATATTTTAAAATACGCACAAATGTTACAAGCTACAGGCAATTACGAGAAAGCATTAATACAGTATAATAACTATACAACAATAAAAGGAAACGGAGATCAAATTGTAAACAATCAAATTAATGCATTAGGTCACATAAATGACTATTACTCTAAAAATAGATTTAGTGTAAATAATCTTTCATTCAATTCACCACAGTACGATTTTGCTCCAGTATTTTATAAAGAAGGTTTAGTGTATACTTCATCAAGAAATGCAACAAAACCAATAAGAAACACAAGCTCATGGACAGGCACCGCATTCTTTGATTTATTTTACATAAAAGGAAAAAATCAGAAGTTTGATAAAAAAATAGAAGTATTTTTTAAAGATAAAAATACAAAACTACATGATGGAGTAATTTCATTCTTACCAAACCAAGAACAATTCTACTATACAAGAAATAATTTTTTAGATGGTAAAGTAAAAACAGCTAAAAAATTAAAACCAACACAAAATATGTACTTAACAGATATCGAAGGCAAAAACGAAACGCCATTTGAATATAATAGTGATGATTATAATATTGGTCAACCATCATTAACATCAGATGGAAATACAATGTATTTTGTAAGTGATATGCCTGGTGGTTTTGGTGGAAAAGATTTATACGTATCAATAAATGAAAATGGCAAATGGTCTGCTCCAAAAAATTTAGGCGATAAAATTAATACAGCAGGAGATGAGATGTTTCCATTTATTCATCAAGATAATAAATCATTTTACTTTGCAAGCAACGGACATGGTGGCTTAGGTGGATTAGATATCTATAGAACTACAATAGGCGAAAATGGTAGTATTTCTAAAGTAAGAAATATGGAAGCTCCAATAAATAGTTCATATGATGATTTTGGCTTAGTATATGGAAAAGACAAACAACAAGGATATTTTACTTCTAATAGAAAAGGTGGAAAAGGATTAGATGATATCTATTCTATGAAAGATGCTGGAGTTTATTACGAAGGACTTGTTGTAGATGCAGATACTAAGCAACCAATTTGTGCAAGCAGAATACAATTAGTTACTGAAGAAGTTGCAATAGACAGCCAAACAACAGATTGTAATGGAGATTTTTTATTTGATGTAACAACATCAGGAAAACATTGTTTACATGCATCAGCAGAAGGATATCAGACAAATACAACAACTTGCAAAACATTAGATGGTATGCAAATTGGAGAAACAATGTATGATACAATATACCTAAAAAAAGCAAAACCAGTAGCAATCACTGTTCAAGCTAAAAATTCAGAATCAAATCAAAATATACCAAATGCAAAAGTATTAGTGTACAATACATGCGAACAAAAGTTAGATTCAATGTATACAAATAATAAAGGCGAAATCTGTTTTAATGTAAAATGTGAGTGCGAATACAACCTAACAGTAAGTGCAGATAATTACACTTCAAATCAAATAACATATTCACCAAAAAATGATTGTGGAAGTTTAAAATCATGTGGCGAAATCAACGGAAAAGTAATTGCAGTACAATTAACACCAATTAAAAAAGAAACAATCAAAGTTGAAGATATATTCGATAATATAAGTGAAGATGGCTATATAGAACTAAAAGGAATATATTATGACCTAAACAAATGGAATATCAGAAAAGAAAGTGAAGTAGAATTAAATAAACTACTAACATTCTTAAATGGCAATCCAGAAGCAATTGTAGAAATTGCATCACATACAGATTCTAGAGGTTCTAATACATACAACCAAACACTTAGTCAGAAAAGAGCGCAAAGCGTTGTTAATTGGTTAATAGAACATAATATAAACAAAGACAGATTATATCCAAAAGGATATGGTGAAACTAAACTAAAAAACAAATGCGCTGATAAAGTTGTATGTACAGAAGAAGAACATCAACTCAATAGACGCACAGAATTCAAAGTAATAAGCAATTATAAAGTACTTGAATCCAAACCATAGATATAAAAAAATAAACACACAAATTTTGTCATATACTAAGAAATGGGGTTCTAAAAAATGTCTAGTTAAGTTAAAGTTGAAGAACTGGTGCCCAATTGGGCACCTTTTTTTATGGGGTATAATAGCAAAAAATAGTTGGTAAAATGGCTTAAAGCGTCAATTTTTATTGGTGTTTAGGGTATGGTTATTGAAAATGATTTCAATTTAATTTATTTTACTTAAAAAATGGCTAAAAAAAGTGCTGGTCGTGTGGTTCTAGCAATGTCATAAAATGGGGTTTTCAAAAAGGTAAACAACGTTTTAAATGTAAAGATTGTGGTCTATTATTTATCAGACAAAATAAATCTGTTAGTTTATCTAACAAGTTTATTTGGTTTAAAAAATGGATTTTACAAAGACAAACAATTACTGATTTAGCAATAGAAAGTAATTATAGTGTTCGGAGTTTAAAAAGCTTATTTGATACTTATCTGCAAAAGCACCAACGCATAAATTCTATCCATCTGAACAACTTAATTTACTAATTGATGGCACTTATTTTTCTAATAATATTTGCTTGATTATTTATCGAGATGATACCATAAAACTCACACAACTGTATAGGATTACTGATGGTGAATATTTTGAAGAAATCAAAGAAGATTTACAAAATATCTTATCTCTTGGTATTAGTATAGATAGTATTACATGTGACGGTCACAAATTGATACTAAAAGCAATTAAGGTAGTTTGCAAACAGGTTTATTTACAACGCTGTACAGTTCATATACAGAGAGAATGCAGAGCTTGGCTAACTACTCAACCTAAACATATTGCAGGTGTAGAGCTACTAGCTATTGTGCATCAATTACACACCATTATTACACATGAGCAATCTCATGATTGGATAAAACAAGTGCTAGACTGGCATTTTAAAATACAGCTCATTTATTAATGAAAAATCATACAGCATTACCACAAATAGATATTGGTATAAACATAAAATGGTTCGTAAAGCATTTGTTCATATTAGAAACGCAATTCCTAACTTATTTACGTATCTATTTAATCCAAGAATACCAAAATCAACTAACGGCTTAGAGGCATTCTTCGGGCATCTCAAAAGTCATGTTTTAATGCATCGTGGATTGACCAAGGAACATAGAACCAATTTCATTAAATGGTATTTATACTTTAAAAATCAGAAATGAGTTTTTTTAGCCATAGAACAATTTGGTAATAAAAAATAAGGCAGTCTTAAAGACTGC carries:
- a CDS encoding type IX secretion system membrane protein PorP/SprF, coding for MKNIYNIFLTVLLCIFIIKANAQQEPQYTQFMYNKLPINAGYTGTREVLSIRALYRDQWTGFDGAPKTVSLGINSPFKKESSSMGFYMVHDRLGVTNQTWFDVTYAYKIKLSKDQKWKLSIGINAGLLLYKSALTEVPIKNQSDIVFQNNVSKVMPDVGAGLYLYHTNFYFGVSVPNFIKYSLFNKDVEQEIQNNYSDKIATAQRTPHLFIMTGGVIPAGKILHIRPQILGKYITSTKQKIPFELDLNLSLMFLQRLNIGATYRTTFKNRSEGSVLQANDSFAALLEVWATKQLMIGYSYDYSLSKLQNYNKGSHEVILGYDFAFKKDKLNTPRFF
- a CDS encoding OmpA family protein, whose translation is MNNYKNIYVLIILMIFSLSTNAQLIDGGGVQPTTFGGLKKADQAYNNLNYADAIPMYQQYLKKNNVDADAYAKLGDCYRLTLDYANAANAYANATKYNTTNADYILKYAQMLQATGNYEKALIQYNNYTTIKGNGDQIVNNQINALGHINDYYSKNRFSVNNLSFNSPQYDFAPVFYKEGLVYTSSRNATKPIRNTSSWTGTAFFDLFYIKGKNQKFDKKIEVFFKDKNTKLHDGVISFLPNQEQFYYTRNNFLDGKVKTAKKLKPTQNMYLTDIEGKNETPFEYNSDDYNIGQPSLTSDGNTMYFVSDMPGGFGGKDLYVSINENGKWSAPKNLGDKINTAGDEMFPFIHQDNKSFYFASNGHGGLGGLDIYRTTIGENGSISKVRNMEAPINSSYDDFGLVYGKDKQQGYFTSNRKGGKGLDDIYSMKDAGVYYEGLVVDADTKQPICASRIQLVTEEVAIDSQTTDCNGDFLFDVTTSGKHCLHASAEGYQTNTTTCKTLDGMQIGETMYDTIYLKKAKPVAITVQAKNSESNQNIPNAKVLVYNTCEQKLDSMYTNNKGEICFNVKCECEYNLTVSADNYTSNQITYSPKNDCGSLKSCGEINGKVIAVQLTPIKKETIKVEDIFDNISEDGYIELKGIYYDLNKWNIRKESEVELNKLLTFLNGNPEAIVEIASHTDSRGSNTYNQTLSQKRAQSVVNWLIEHNINKDRLYPKGYGETKLKNKCADKVVCTEEEHQLNRRTEFKVISNYKVLESKP